The sequence GAGTCTCCAACTGTTCCGCCAGCACTTCCCGCTCCGCCTGCTTCAGCAGCAAATTATCCGGCTCATATTTGCTGAACACCTCGTACAGCAGCGAAGAACTCACCTGCAACTGCGCCGACGTTTTGCGCGAACCGGGATAGCCCTTAAACACCAGCCCCGCCACCTGCGCCACCCCACGAAACTTGCGCTGGGTCAGCTCCGAAATATTCAAGCTCGCCTTCACATCCGCTTCCAGATCCTCCCGGCTGAAAAATTCATCCGAAAACAAGTCCTGAAACGGATAACCCTTAGGAGCCAAAATCTCAAACCCGTAATCATTTACCGAAATCGTGAACGTGGCGCTTTTTTGCCGCGCAAACCGATAGCCCCACAAAAAGCCCAGCCCCTCATGGACAAACCGCCCCTCAAAGGGAAACACATAGAGATGCTGCCCCTCTCGTGTTTTGCAACACTCCACCAGCAGCTCATCCGTCGTGGGAATGTGGGAGAGCCGCGCCTGGGTTTCCAAAATCGGGGCGATGCAGTGAATCTCGCGGTTCCAGTCGCCCGGTTGCCGCACAAACTCCACCTCTTGCCGCAGATGGGTGCTCAACGTGTCCGAGATGGCGAGTTGTCCCCCGCCCCAGGTGGGCGTCACGGTGGATTGGCGGCGCGTGTTCTTCACATACACCACCATGTCCTTCATTTGAAAGAACTCCAACTGCCGCCCCGCAAAGAAAAACACATCCCCCGGTTTCAGCCGTGAGACAAAATTTTCCTCCACGGTGCCAATTTCGCGGCGGTTGGTGTACATGAGTTTGACCGCCTGATTGCCCGTGATGGTGCCAATACCCATGCGGTGCATCCGCGTGATTTTGGGGTCGGTGACGCGGTAGCGATCGCCCTCCCACCCCACCTTCTGATAGCGGGGATACGCCCCCAAACACTTGCCTCCTTTCTCCACAAACTCCACCACCCACTGAAACTCTTCATCCGTGAGGTGCTGATAGGCCACGGTTTGGCGAATCGCCGCCAAGGTTGTTTCCGGGTTAAAGCCATCGCCACAGGCTAATGTCACCAAATGCTGCACCAGCACGTCATAGGGCTGGTCACGCGGTCGCCGGGTTTCGATCGCTCCCGCCGCCAGCCCCCGCCGAAACGCCGAAATCTCCAACAGCTCCAGCGCATTGGTCGGCAAAAAGAACACCTCCGAGGTGCCCTGGGGAACATGGGCCGATCGCCCCGCCCGCTGCAACAGTCTCGCCAGATTCTTGGCACTGCCAATCTGCACCACCCGTTCGACAGGCTGGAAGTCCACCCCCAAATCCAGCGACGAGGTACAGACCACCCACTTGATGTCGCCCGCTTTCACCCCCGCCTCGATCGCTTCCCGTTCCTGCTTATCAATGGAACCGTGGTGCAGCGCAATCTCGTCCTCATGGTCGGGCACCGCAAACTGCAATGCCTGAAACCACCGCTCTGCCTGGTTGCGCGTGTTGGTAAAAATCAGCGTGGATTTTTCAATATCCAGCGCCGCCACTAACGCCTCAAACATCCGCAACCCCAAATGCCCCGCCCAGGGGAAGCTGTCCACAGATTCGGGCAAAATGCTCTGAATCACCGTCTCACGGAGAATATCCGCTTGAATAATCGTGGGCGCGGTGCCCAAACCCACGGCAGTTTGCGCCGCTTCCGGCAAATTGCCCAGGGTGGCCGATACCGCCCAGGTGCGCGCCTCCGGCACCAGTTCCCGCAGGCGAGAGAGGGCCAGTTCCGTTTGGGTGCCGCGTTTGGAACTCATGAGTTCGTGCCACTCATCCAGCACCACACACCGCAAAGATTGAAACCGCTTCTGACTGTCCTTGTACGACAGCATCACCGACAGCGACTCCGGCGTGGTGATCAGCACATCGGGCATCTTTTTGAGCTGCCGCGATTTTTTGTGGAAGCTGGTATCCCCCGTGCGTGACTCGATCGCCACCGCCCAGCCCATCTCCTCCACCGGACGGCGAATGGACTGCTCAATATCTCGCGACAGAGCCCGCAACGGCGTGATGTAGAGCAGTTGCAATCCCTTACCCGGCGTCTCCAACATTTCCGCCAGCGGTCCCATAACAGCGGCGTAGGTTTTGCCCGACCCCGTCGGCACCTGAATCAGCCCGCTCTGTCCGGCTAAGTAAGCCTCCCACGCTTGTTGCTGAAAGCGCAGCGGTTGCCAGCCCTGCCGCGCAAACCAATCGATGATGGGGGTGAGTCGAATATCCATGCCCCCATCATTACGAATTTGTGGGGGCCTTGGCTAGCGCGATCGTTCAGGGGACGCACCCTTGGCAAGGGTGCGTCCCCTCGGGTGCGTCCCCTCCGTCCATCTCCTCAGCGGCCAATAGCCAGTAATCTGGAGTTTGACGAAACATCTCACAACATCAATTACAGGAGCCGCGATCGCATGATTACGCACATCATTTCAGATATGGGCGGCGTACTCGTTGCGCTGGAATGGAGCGAGCGCGTCAGTGGCTTGTTGGGGCGATCGGTGCCCATTGATGAGCTGCACCACTTGTGGATCAACGCCCGCAGCACCGTCGATTTTGAATCGGGCCGTATCGACTTCGATACCTTTGCCCAAAATTTCATCCAAGAATTCGACCTGCAAATTTCTCCTGAACAAGTGCAGCACGAGTTTTTAGAGTTTGTGCAAGCGCCCATGCCTGGGTGTGATGAGATTCTGGAGGAACTGAAGCAGCAGTACCATCTGTCACTGCTCTCCAATACCAATCCCGCCCATTATGAGCGGTTGCGCGATCGCTACGATTTCTACGCGCCCTTTGAGCAGGTATTCCTCTCCCACGAAATTGGTGTCATGAAACCCGACCCGGCAATCTTCCACCACGTTTTAGCGAAGCTGGAGATCGCCCCTGAAAATGCAGCCTTTTTTGATGACGGTGCGCGGAATGTGACGGCAGCGCAAACGGTTGGCATCCACGCCTATCAGGTGCATTCTCCCCAAGAGTTGGGGGCGATCGTCGAGACTTTCGAGACTCCCGCCCTGAATCCTTAACCGACGTTGAACCAATGACCTACTGGTCTAATCTTGGGGAAATTCCGGTCCATTCATGAAATGCAGGGTTTGCTCTAGATTCGGCGGCAGAGGTTCTTGGACATGGGTGGGCGTCTCCAACGATTCGTCCTCCATTGGCGCAGTGGGCGGCACAGCGGCTTCACTAATCAGCCGCAGGACATCTGGGGAGGGCTCGCCCACGCGGCGAAACTCAGCACCAGTAAAGAAACCAAAGTTCATGCTGCCCAGGCGAATGAGGTCACCATCTTTCAAAATGTAGTTCTGCCGAATCCGCACACCATTGACGTAGGTTCCGTTAGTGCTGTCCAAGTCATACAACACAAAGCCACAGGTGCTGTCGTAACGAATGGCCGCGTGGCAACGAGAGAGGCGGCGATCGCGAATCGGTAAAGAAGATTGATTGGGATCGCGCCCAAACGTCCAAATTTGGTTATTGAGATGCGGTTGCAGAAAGATCTGTGAACGGTCCTCTGAAACATTCGTTATGAGCAAAGCTTGCTTATCCGTAACCAGCCCCAACACGTAAGAAAAATTACCGGGATGCACCGGCATTTGTTTGTCCACCGTTGCTAAATTGAGAATCTCGTTTAGCAGGGCTGGATTTTGCTCATACAAACGCTTAAAAGTCTGAAACAAATTCAAACTTGTCTGAATGCTTTCCGTGGAAACATCCATATGAGAGAGGGCATATTCACTCAATACTTTGGGATCAAACATGTTCTCCCGTCAGGTTTCAATCAAACATTTGCTCAGGTATTCTGATGCCATTTAGCTTTTGGCAAGCAACGCTGGCACAGACTTAGCGTTTAGACAGCCTTGAGCGACGACACATCGCTGATATCTTTGACATCAGGCTCAATCATGGAACAACCCAATTAAAGTCGCGAGCTCAGTTTCGGCCCATAAAGTTCCTGGTAACACCACAGTTGATCCAGATATCAACAGTGTACCCACCTACCTAACTGATGTCCCAGCCCATCCGAAACAGCCTATGCTGCATGGCTCATCTTCCGGTCTCGTCAGGCGTATTCACACGAGCGATCAGCAAGTCAGTAAATCGCTTCGCCACTGTTTAATAGTTGTATTTTATACATTTAATGCTTTCGTGTGGACTCTGATTTTGAAGCTTCTGTATGTTTGTAATGCCCGAAAATCAAGCCAGCATCAACTTCTTCATATACAGACTGGGTGAAATCTGGGTAATGTAGCAGATGCGCAATTACACGGTTGGTGGATGCAACGAATGTATGCTGTCAGTCGCTTAGTGTGCTTTGCCTTGTAGGCTCCGAATCGCTGTGAGCATGCCTTGCGATTTATTCAAAGTTTCCTGAAATTCGGACTCAGGCACTGAGTCAGCGACTAAACCAGCGCCCGCTTGCACACTCACCTGATGCCGTCCCGGTTGCTCAGGGCGCACAATCATCGTGCGAATGGTGATAGCCGTATTGAGCTGGCCCTCAAAGTCATAGTAGCCATAGACTCCAGAGTAGGGGCCTCGGTGGTCTGGTTCGAGTTCATGGATAATCTGCATGGCACGAATTTTGGGGGCGCCACTGACGGTGCCGGCGGGAAAACAGGCTTTGAGCAAGTCCCAGGCGGTTTTATCCGGGGCGAGTTGACCAATGACATTACTGACAATGTGCATGACGTGGGAGTAGCGCTCAATCACCATCAATTCATCAACTTTGACGGTGCCACTCGTGCAAACGCGACCGAGGTCATTGCGCCCCAAATCCACCAGCATGACGTGTTCGGCAATCTCTTTCGGGTCGGCGAGTAGATCGGCAGCATAGTCGGCATCGGCGGCTACCGTTTGTCCGCGGGGACGGGTGCCCGCAATGGGGCGCACGGTAGCAATTTTACTGCCCGGTGCTTGCGGGTCGTTTTCTGCTTTCACCATCACTTCCGGGCTAGAGCCGATGAGCTGCCAGTCTTGGAAGTGAAAATAGGCCATATAGGGGGAAGGATTGACCAACCGGAGCGAGCGGTACAGGTCAAAGGGATTGCCTTCATAAGTCGTCGACAGGCGCTGCGACACCACCACCTGAAAAATATCGCCTGCTCGAATGTAGTCCTTGGCCTGGCGGACTGCGTCACAAAATTCGGCCTGGGTCCGATTACTTTGATAGTTCAGGGGCACTGCCTGGGTCTGGGCTCCAGGTGGATGCCATTGGGTGAGGGGAGCCAACCCTTGGAGAGGGGCAGTGAGCTTTTGCACCAGGGTTTGAATGCGATCGCACGCCGCCTCATACGCTGCCGCCAAATCGCGTCCCGGTTGGCGCAAATCGGCATAGGCAATCACCCACATTTTGCGCTTCACTTGATCAAAAATCAGCAGGCTATCTACCTGCATCCACAAACCATCCGGCAAGTCGGCCTCAGCACGGTCATACACCGGTACCGTGGGCTCAATCCACTGGATAAGTTCATAGCCCCAAAAACCAAATAGTCCCCCAATCCCTGGCGGCAGCTCAGGCAGCTTGACTGGCTGATAGGGCGCTAAACAGTTCGGCAAGATCGTGAACGGATCACCGCTGTAGGCTTTCACCGTGCCGTCGCGAAATGTCTGGGTGGTGGTTTCGCCTCGGGTCTCCAGCACCCAGAGCGGGTCGCAGCCTAAAAGGCTATAGCGTCCTAAGGTTTCTCCCCCTTCCACCGATTCCAACAAAAAGCTGTAGGGAGCGGTGGCGCACACTTTGTGCCAGGCCGAGACGGGGGTATCCAAATCTGCTGCCAACTCTTGATATACCGGGATGAAGTTGCCTTGAGTGGCTAAGGTTTGGAACTGCTCGAAGGAAGGTGAAACCATGGAAGCGGCGATGAAAAACTGGATAAAGACAGGACCGCGATCGCAGTCAGCCGATAACAAAACAGGGTATAGCAATGCTACACCCCGTTAAGTCTGATTGATTTATAAAGACACAGTCGATCCAGGCTTAAACCTCGTAAGGCTCCTTACCACTAAACTTAATGGTTGCCGGATCGGGGTTCTTGCCGATGCTACGGTCATTGCGGTTGACCGATTCGCGCCCTTCATTCACCTTCTCGGGGAACACGCCATCTGCTGGATGCAGATACTGAGTTTCGCCGCTGGGGTAAATGCGATAGATTTTGTAATCTTGGATTCTGGGCTTGAATTTGGTGCGGAGTTGAGCGCCTAGAGCTAGGCACTGTTCTTTACGCGCCAAATACAGTAAGTTCTCGCCTTCATTCATGATGGCGGAACCACCCGTGGGCATTTCAAACACTTGCTCTTTCGAGCTCGTCCAGGTAATCGCGTATTTTTCTTCGACTGCTGCCGCTGTCAGAAGACCGCCAGTGCTGCCGCCAAATTTAGGAGTTTGTCCAGTCAGAGTTTCTGCCATAAAACGTTTTCTCTCAACCGTTTTGAGGCATCCTATCACCGGCCAAGGTCGCGTTTATCGAGTTATTGAGGAAAAGTAACAGTTCTTCAGAGTTGCTCTCAGCTTTATGAAGGATCGGCAGGATATTGGGCGATCGCCATAGCGATGCCCCGGTCGCGATCGCGGTTGGCACGACCACGCACAGATCACTCGAGAATGTACGGATTACGGCGTTCTAGCTCGCTGAGCGAGAGCTCGGCTTCGTCGAGATCGTCTTCGAGAATCAGGCTGCCCCGGTCATGGCGAACATGCAGCGCGGCGCGACCTTCGGCGATCGGTAACGTAAAGTGAAATTGACTGCCGTGGGATTTGCCTGCCGAGGTGGCCCAAATTCGGCCCCCCAGCCCTTCCACGATTTGGCGACACATGGCCAAACCGAGCCCGGTGCCCCCAGTGGTACGACGCAATGCCCCTTCCTCTTGATAAAAGCGATCGAACACGGCTTCCAGCCGATAGGGCTCAATCCCCCGACCGGAGTCGGCGATGGTGATTTGAATCATGTCTTCATCCACCCGCTGGGCTGAGATGGTAATCGTGTCGCCGGGGTCGGTGAACTTGCAGGCATTATCCATAAGTTTCACAATCACTTCGACGACCCATTCCCCATCGGCTCGGACCATGGGCAGTTTTGGTGGCAACTCGACTTTGATTTCAATCTCCGGAAAATGGCTACCATGACGGGCCTGAACGCTGCTGAGGGCCAAGTCGATACACTCCAGCAAAGACAGCGCCTCGAAATTCCATTCAATGCGTCCGCTTTCCAAGCGCGAGAGCGTGAGGAAATCCTGTACCAGTTTGCGCATCCGCTCGGCGTCATCCAACGCTGAGGTCAGCATCGTGTTGCGCAACTTATCCGGCATGTCGGGCTCAGTGGCCAAACTTTCTAAACACACCTGAATGGTTGATAGTGGGGTGCGCAATTCGTGTCCGGTGATGGCAATCAAATTGCTGCGAGTCCGTTCTAAGGCTTCGAGCTGCTGGTTGAGGTCTTGTAAGTGCGCATAGGCGTCGGCCTGGATGATGGCTACGCTCAGCTGTGCGGCGACGGCTTCGACTAAAGCTAAGTCGTCCTCACTCCATTGATGGGGCTGTTCTTGACAGTGATGCAGCTCAATCATGCCGAGCAACCGCTGTTGATAAACCAACGGCACCAGCGCCCAAGAGCGAATCTGCCACTCTTCAACTAAATAGTTCACAGCATCTAAGGCAGTGGACAGCGATCGCGGCGGGTCTTGCGTGTCAGGAATCACGAGCATTTCGTGTTCCTTCTGGATGCGCTCTAGTAAGGGATTATCGGCAATGGGCCACTCGACGTTCAGCAAAGAGGGCATCTGGGGCTGGCGAAATTCGTGGTGAATTTCGATGTCGGGTCGCTCGGTATGGCAGCGATAAATAATACAGCGGCAGATGTCGAGGGCAGGCCCCAGCTCTTGTACTGTGATCTGAAATAGTTCTTCGGGGTCTAACGATCGCCGAATGGCTGACGTGATGGAGTTGACTAAACGCTCGCGGCGTTCTTTGACCGCGATCGCCCGATAAGCCTTGAGCAACTTATATTGACCCGCTTGCAGATAGGTCACTAACCGCTGAGTAAAAGGATCAACACCAGCACTGCCAACCTCTATCGCTTCTGTCGGCGGCTCAGTGAGGTGATAACGAACTTTTGCTGCCTGAATTTTGGGAATCAGTGTCGCGTCATAACCGGCGATTCGATCTAGCAGTAAATTGGCGGCCTGATGACAAATGCCGCTTTCTTGGGTCCAAACGCCCTCAAATCGGCGCGTTTGGTCTAAAGCAGGAGCCCCAGGAGGCGTGATCGCAAGGTCTGAGTTTTGCACCAGATCACGCTCACGACAGATCAAACAGGCACTGTAGTTGTCACCAATCACCACCAGGTGCCATTCTTGGCTGAGCGCATCGTCGGGCTCAAAGGTAATGGTGGCATGCTGCTCAGCGGCATCGTCAAAGCTAGTGCCCGCTGCCGAAAACACATAAACCTGATCGCTAATGTCGGCAATGCGTTGATAACGACTGGCTTCCTGACGATAAAATCGCTCCTGCTGAAAACTGGCGATCACTAAAGGCTGTTCCATCCCAGCGAGCACTTGATCCTCCATCGCATGGGATAAGGCCGTGAGGGAGGTCTTAAAAAATAGCTGCGATCGTAGTTGAGGAATTGCTTGCAGCAGTTGCTCGACAACAGAATCGGGATTAGGCATGGATGCAGTAACGAGTCGAAACAGCCAGTGGCAAACTAACGTTGCTGCCAATAGCCAGCAGCTAAAACCTACCCAGCAAATAAATTGAGGTAAGCGCAATTAGGCCAATCATACGCTTCTGTAAAACACCCTAGCAGCCAGACTCCCTGAGGATTAAGGATTTGTTACCAAATTGCTTGGTCGACAGGCATACCAGGGCTCAGCCATCCAGTAAAAAGGAGGTGCCAGCAAAGCTGCTGACACCTCCTAGGGAGTCAATATCGGTAAATTAATCCCGACTTGTCATCACCCAGACAGGTTAGGAGATTCCACCCATGTCGCTGGTGTCTTTGAGGAAACCACTGTAGGCTTCCATACCGTGCTCACCGATATCCAGACCCTTCATTTCTTCTTCGGGGTCTACGCGAATGCCCAAAGTCGACTTCAGAACGACCCAAACAATGGAAGTAAAGACAACTGTGAACAGGCCAATGCTCAGGATACCGAGGATCTGTGCCCCTAGCTGACCGAAGCCGCCGCCGAAGAATAAGCCACCTTCAGTAGCAAACAGCCCCACAGCCAAGGTGCCCCAGATACCGCAAACCAAGTGTACGGAGATAGCACCAACGGGGTCATCGATTTTGATGCTGTCAAAGAAACCAACGGAGAACACGACGATGACGCCAGCAATCAAGCCGATGATAATCGCGCCAATGTAGTTGACACCGGCACAGCCAGCAGTGATACCGACCAAGCCAGCCAAAATGCCGTTGATGATCATTGACAAGTCAGGCTTGCCATTTAGCGCCCAAGCGGTAAAGGTTGCCGCTACGCCACCAGCAGAAGCAGCCAGAGTGGTCGTGACCGCGATAAAGGGCACAGCAGTGCTAGCCGCTAGTTCAGAACCGGGGTTAAAACCATACCAGCCAATCCACAAAATCAAGCAACCGAGCATCGCAATGCTCATGTTGTGACCCGGGATAGCATTGACGCGATCGTCTTGGTACTTACCAATCCGAGGCCCCAAGAAAGCCGCACCCATCAGGGCTGCCCAACCACCAACCGAGTGCACCACGGTGGAACCCGCAAAGTCAGAGAATCCAGCCGCTCCGAGCCAGCCACTACCACTCCAGACCCAGTGGCCAGTAATGGGGTAAGAAACCCCCGTGAGCAGAATGCTGAAAATCAAGAAGTCGGTAAACTTAATGCGCTCAGCGACAGCACCCGACACGATGGTCGCTGCAGTTGCCGCAAAAGCAGCCTGGAATAAGAAGAATGTATCGATCGTCAAGCCGGCGCCTTCTTCTAATCCATAGGTCTCGGGGGCACCAGTCAAGAAGAAGCCGCCGCCACCGATAAAGCCATTACCGCCGCCAAACATTAAGGAGAAGCCGATCGCCCAGAAAGCTAAAACAGCCAAACCAAAGACAATCAAGTTCTTAGAAAGAATGTTGACTGCGTTTTTTTGCCGACAGAAGCCGGTTTCCAACATACCGAAGCCAGCGTTCATGAAGATCACCAGCACGGCACAGATAAACACAAAGATATTGTCAAGCACGGTCTGCACGTCAGCAGCCGTCATTTCTTCTTGGGCATAGGCAGCCACGCCCCAAACACCCAAGATTGTCAATGCTAGCGGCACACAAGCAACCCACTTCCAGCCGTCACGACGACCAAAGTAGGACTGCACCGCTTCAGAAATAGGAGGCACGTTAGCGCTCCAGAAAGACGACTGACGCCGCTTCCGAGAACGCCCTTTCTTACGAAGTACTAGTCTAGACATTTCCAAAAACGTCCCTTCAACACAAATCAGACAGCAAACGCAATCTCATCAGCAACAGATTGCTGCGTCAGAGAAAGCCCTGAAAATCCTCGAAGTCTGGCGACTGTAGTCGTCCGATCAATACCAGCAGCTAGCATAGTGCTGAAAGAAAACCATGCCCTGTAGACAAACCGTGACGGATACTGGCCAACCACACTCGTTGAGTATCAAGATTCCACCAATTATGACGGCAATGAGCTGTATCGCAAGTTACATTTCTGCAAGCGCCACTTTATCCAGCCGGGATCCATCAGTTGAGATGAATGTCGGCCAGATGTCAGGAAGCTTTGACCTCAAATCGTTTGACCTCGTTGGCTTCCTTTTTGGAGAGATTAATAAAGCAGCTCATATATTTCTTCGCTAACTTTGCGATCGCGGCTTTTACCTTGAAATTAGTGAGTCGATCATGATGCCGATGAGGTCGTCGTCGATGACCATCATGGCCGTTAGCAAGCATCCCCGGCGCCAAAAGCTGACCTAACCTGCTCACCAATCCCAATACTGTCTCGGTTGGGCAGGTAGGGCGATCGCCCCGCAAACACGGCGTTCTCTGGTCTTGTTGCTCTCTCCATTGGCAAACCATCCATTAGCAAACCATTCTGCTAGTTGTTTTGCGCCTGCCTCTGGGTTAATCATCCTGAGGCCCGACGTTAGCCAACTAGGGTGCTGAGAGGCTGATAAGTCCTTTGTAGTCAGCGGCACAACCGGATTAGAGCCCCCAGACTAGGATGCTGCTAGTCAAGCAATCGCTTGAATTACTCCATAGACTGGCGTTACCGATGCAAAGGATAGTCTGCGGTGTTGGGACAGCCCATAGATGCCATCCGATTGGAGTCTTTAGGTGACAACGGCATTTGCAGCGTTGCTGAGTGTGAGTAACGCCATTTTCTGAAATCATTCCAGCCGCTTGAAACCGACAGTCCATAGTTGCAGTTGCGGCTTAAGGCAATGAACCAACTGGTCATTCATGCCATCAATCATCCATCGGTTGATCATCAGGTGACAGTCAGATTGAACAGATGGTTGAGCTTCTATTCCTACAGATTTAGTCAAGAGGTTTAGTCAAGCACTAGGCGTCACCTGTTGAATGGATGCTTGGACCGTGTAAGTTACGGCTTTGACGGGTTCTGCAGGCAGCCTTTTCGGGACTTCGGTGTTGCCTGGCGAGACTCCAACTGCCGCATATCTGCACCTACATCTGAGCCATTTGGTATACCTGCGGTCTATTTCAAACTGCTTAATTGCTTACTATCAAGCGATTGGCCCTTTGAGGAAATTAGTTATGAGCGGAAATGCAGCTCGGGTTCAGGCGATTCATCAAATCACTAACCGCAAACCGACGCCACCTAAATCTCCCGAGCGTTTGGAAGAGATCTGGGCCGAGAATGTTTTTAACTTGCAAAAGATGCAGGCGAGCTTACCCAAAGCGGTCTTCAAATCGATCAAAAAGACCATCATGACGGGCGAAAAGCTGGATGCCTCCGTAGCCGACTCGGTAGCAACGGCCATGCGCGACTGGGCAATGGCCAAAGGGGCGCTGTATTACGCTCACGTGTTTTATCCTATGACTAACCTCACCGCCGAAAAGCATGATGGCTTTATCTCGGTGCAGGGAGATGGCAGCGTTATTTCAGAATTTTCTGGCAAGGTGCTAGTCCAGGGAGAACCGGATGGCTCATCCTTTCCCAATGGTGGCATTCGCGATACGTTTGAGGCGCGAGGGTACACCGCTTGGGATGTGACCAGCCCAGCTTACATCATGGAGACAGACAACGGTTCGACCCTCTGCATTCCTACCGTATTCGTTTCTTGGACGGGGGAAGCTCTGGATAAGAAGGTGCCTTTGTTGCGCTCGATCGCCGCGATGGACAAAGCGGCTCGTAAGGTCCTGACGCTACTGGGCAACGACGAAGTCGCCCCGGTGAACTCCAGCTGCGGTGCGGAACAAGAATACTTTTTGGTGGATGCCAACTTTGCCAGCCAGCGCCCTGATTTGCTGTTGGCAGGACGGACGCTGTTTGGTAAGGCCCCGGCGAAAGGCCAAGAATTTGATGATCACTACTTTGGGGCGATTCCCGAACGAGTGCAAGTCTATATGCAAGACGTAGAGGAAACCCTTTACAAGTTAGGGATTCCGGCCAAAACCCGGCACAACGAAGTGGCTCCTGGTCAGTTTGAAATTGCGCCGTTCTTTGAAGCCGCCAACGTCGCCAGTGATCACCAGCAGATGATCATGACGGTGCTCAAGTGCAAAGCCAAAGAGCACGGCTTTGTGTGTCTGCTACATGAGAAGCCCTTTGCGGGCATCAACGGTTCGGGTAAGCACGTTAACTGGTCGGTGGGCAATGCCACCCAGGGCAATTTGCTAGATCCCGGCGATTCTCCCCATGACAATGCGCAGTTTCTAGTATTTTGTGGAGCCGTGATTCGGGGTGTCCATAAGTATGGCCCCCTGATGCGAGCGGCGATCGCGACCGCCAGCAACGACCACCGCCTCGGCGCGAACGAAGCGCCACCCGCGATCATGTCGGTTTACCTCGGCACTCAGCTCGAAGAAGTTTTTGATCAGATCAAAACCGGCTCAGTCTCGGAGTCGAAGCACAAAGGCGTGATGGATCTGGGGCTGAGTTCTGTACCGCCCTTGAGTAAGGATGCGGGCGATCGCAACCGCACCTCACCCTTTGCCTTTACGGGTAACCGCTTTGAGTTCCGGGCCGTGGGCTCTAACCAGTCCGTAGCCGGGCCACTGATTGTCCTTAACACCATACTGGCCGACTCGCTAGAGTGGGTGGGCAATCGCCTCGAAAGCGAACTTGGCAAAGGCACCGAACTCAACAGCGCCATCATCACCGTACTGAAGGAAGTGATGGAACTGCACGGCAACGTGATCTTTGGCGGCAACGGCTATTCCGAAGAGTGGCACACCATGGCGGTAAATGAGCGGGGACTCGCCAACCTCCCCACGACTGCCGATGCGCTGCCCGTCCTCAAAGAGGAGTACATCGAAGATCTATTTAAGAAGACGGGCGTGCTCACCCCGGTAGAGCTAGAAAGCCGCTTTGAAGTCTACGCTGAGCAGTACATCCTCTCCATTGAGGTGGAAGCTAAGCTCGTTATCAACATGGCAAAAACGATGATTTACCCCGCCGCAGTGGAGTATCTCTCTAAACTGTCGTCAACTATCACGAGCCTTTCTAGCCTCGGTGTGAGTTTGGAGGCGAGTAGTGCCCAAACGGTGGCTAATCTCGCAAGCGCCATG comes from Leptolyngbya iicbica LK and encodes:
- a CDS encoding DICT sensory domain-containing protein, coding for MPNPDSVVEQLLQAIPQLRSQLFFKTSLTALSHAMEDQVLAGMEQPLVIASFQQERFYRQEASRYQRIADISDQVYVFSAAGTSFDDAAEQHATITFEPDDALSQEWHLVVIGDNYSACLICRERDLVQNSDLAITPPGAPALDQTRRFEGVWTQESGICHQAANLLLDRIAGYDATLIPKIQAAKVRYHLTEPPTEAIEVGSAGVDPFTQRLVTYLQAGQYKLLKAYRAIAVKERRERLVNSITSAIRRSLDPEELFQITVQELGPALDICRCIIYRCHTERPDIEIHHEFRQPQMPSLLNVEWPIADNPLLERIQKEHEMLVIPDTQDPPRSLSTALDAVNYLVEEWQIRSWALVPLVYQQRLLGMIELHHCQEQPHQWSEDDLALVEAVAAQLSVAIIQADAYAHLQDLNQQLEALERTRSNLIAITGHELRTPLSTIQVCLESLATEPDMPDKLRNTMLTSALDDAERMRKLVQDFLTLSRLESGRIEWNFEALSLLECIDLALSSVQARHGSHFPEIEIKVELPPKLPMVRADGEWVVEVIVKLMDNACKFTDPGDTITISAQRVDEDMIQITIADSGRGIEPYRLEAVFDRFYQEEGALRRTTGGTGLGLAMCRQIVEGLGGRIWATSAGKSHGSQFHFTLPIAEGRAALHVRHDRGSLILEDDLDEAELSLSELERRNPYILE
- a CDS encoding ammonium transporter translates to MPPISEAVQSYFGRRDGWKWVACVPLALTILGVWGVAAYAQEEMTAADVQTVLDNIFVFICAVLVIFMNAGFGMLETGFCRQKNAVNILSKNLIVFGLAVLAFWAIGFSLMFGGGNGFIGGGGFFLTGAPETYGLEEGAGLTIDTFFLFQAAFAATAATIVSGAVAERIKFTDFLIFSILLTGVSYPITGHWVWSGSGWLGAAGFSDFAGSTVVHSVGGWAALMGAAFLGPRIGKYQDDRVNAIPGHNMSIAMLGCLILWIGWYGFNPGSELAASTAVPFIAVTTTLAASAGGVAATFTAWALNGKPDLSMIINGILAGLVGITAGCAGVNYIGAIIIGLIAGVIVVFSVGFFDSIKIDDPVGAISVHLVCGIWGTLAVGLFATEGGLFFGGGFGQLGAQILGILSIGLFTVVFTSIVWVVLKSTLGIRVDPEEEMKGLDIGEHGMEAYSGFLKDTSDMGGIS
- a CDS encoding glutamine synthetase III family protein, with the translated sequence MSGNAARVQAIHQITNRKPTPPKSPERLEEIWAENVFNLQKMQASLPKAVFKSIKKTIMTGEKLDASVADSVATAMRDWAMAKGALYYAHVFYPMTNLTAEKHDGFISVQGDGSVISEFSGKVLVQGEPDGSSFPNGGIRDTFEARGYTAWDVTSPAYIMETDNGSTLCIPTVFVSWTGEALDKKVPLLRSIAAMDKAARKVLTLLGNDEVAPVNSSCGAEQEYFLVDANFASQRPDLLLAGRTLFGKAPAKGQEFDDHYFGAIPERVQVYMQDVEETLYKLGIPAKTRHNEVAPGQFEIAPFFEAANVASDHQQMIMTVLKCKAKEHGFVCLLHEKPFAGINGSGKHVNWSVGNATQGNLLDPGDSPHDNAQFLVFCGAVIRGVHKYGPLMRAAIATASNDHRLGANEAPPAIMSVYLGTQLEEVFDQIKTGSVSESKHKGVMDLGLSSVPPLSKDAGDRNRTSPFAFTGNRFEFRAVGSNQSVAGPLIVLNTILADSLEWVGNRLESELGKGTELNSAIITVLKEVMELHGNVIFGGNGYSEEWHTMAVNERGLANLPTTADALPVLKEEYIEDLFKKTGVLTPVELESRFEVYAEQYILSIEVEAKLVINMAKTMIYPAAVEYLSKLSSTITSLSSLGVSLEASSAQTVANLASAMMKDVSALSEALATHDFATTEDHMKHCAFTVRPLMDQVRESGDALEGEIADSFWPLPTYQEMLFIK